One window of the Oncorhynchus clarkii lewisi isolate Uvic-CL-2024 chromosome 19, UVic_Ocla_1.0, whole genome shotgun sequence genome contains the following:
- the LOC139374318 gene encoding keratinocyte-associated protein 3-like produces the protein MCGFDKEKGPGRLMKKGFTLILVGHINFILGAIIHGSILRHISKPNDQITTEFTAANIISVTSGLLSIATGIIAILVSRNLSVWKLHIGLLISSFLNALLSAACGIGLLLAISLTIANEGRGLMLGCNFTDLPINARSPVNADCPFDTTRIYDTALSLWFPCVLLAGLETGLSIWCFVVGLVLRGLGPCSHTYLKEQLEEEALTNRADPEYSLQVRSLIGQHSAYA, from the exons ATGTGTGGTTTCG ATAAGGAGAAGGGCCCGGGGCGTCTGATGAAGAAGGGGTTTACTCTGATCCTGGTGGGTCACATTAACTTCATTCTGGGAGCCATCATCCACGGCAGCATCCTGCGCCACATCTCTAAACCCAACGACCAGATCACTACCGAGTTCACCGCCGCCAACATCATCTCCGTCACCTCCGGACTGCTG AGCATTGCAACAGGAATCATTGCCATATTGGTGTCAAGAAATCTGTCAGTTTGGAAGCTG CACATAGGTCTTCTGATTAGTTCCTTCCTGAATGCCCTACTCTCTGCAGCCTGTGGCATCGGGCTCCTATTAGCTATTAGCCTCACCATTGCCAACGAGGGGCGGGGCCTCATGTTGGGCTGCAACTTCACTGACTTGCCAATCAACGCCCGCTCGCCAGTCAACGCAGACTGCCCCTTTGACACCACACGGATTTAT GACACTGCCCTGTCTCTGTGGTTCCCATGTGTACTTCTGGCTGGACTGGAAACAGGACTTTCTATCTGGTGCTTCGTAGTGGGACTGGTACTGAGGGGTCTAGGACCCTGCTCTCACACATACCTCAAAGAACAG CTTGAGGAGGAGGCTCTAACTAATAGGGCAGATCCAGAGTACTCACTCCAGGTCCGGAGCCTGATTGGTCAACACTCTGCCTACGCATAG